From Osmerus mordax isolate fOsmMor3 chromosome 7, fOsmMor3.pri, whole genome shotgun sequence:
aaaaaaaacacacacttttaagtATCCTTGTAATATTATAGCTATTACCTATACTTTTCTTAAAACAGTGATCGACTAGGATCTCTAATATTAATATTATAATTCTTAACTATACCTACACTGTCATTCAGCAGTGCTGTAGCACTTAAAACTCTGTATTATATTAACATAGTTACAGACTCTAGAGGTCTTTTTTACCAAAGGGTTAGGGAACATTTCACAAGGAGGATTTTTTGTAACATGTAAAACCCATCAATTTAATAACAGAAATATGGCGACATAGTGATACATTCTATTTCTAAAgagcatttgatcatttttacCTATTCTGTAACTGTGTGCACAGTGTTACTAGTTAGGCTACCTGAACACCTGAAAATTCCCTTTGGGGTCAATATAGTGAATTGAGTAAAAGATTTCTCTACCTTTGTTGACAATGGCCATTACTTGTTCTGGGTCATTGCAAGAACACTGAAGGACACCTCCCACTTTGATGGTTAAAACCTCAGAAATGGCCTCTAGTGCCCTCCTCTGGTCCTGGCTGACAGAGGAAGATGGCCGGTTCCTACCCACAGTCCCTTGGCTGGAGCTCGGCATCATGCAGTAGGACCCTTCCAGAGACGTGCAGTCGCTGCTATCGCTGCAGTCGCTGCTGTCGCTGCTCTCCCAAGATACATCCCTGATGGAGTCGGTCCTGTCCTTCTTACACATCCATTTGAGGTGGTCATTCAGCAGCACACATTCGTCCGGAAGCGAGTTGGTCAGGCCAAGGAAGTTCTCCATCAGTTTCTTGAAAGCCAAGTGGATAAAATTGTACAGTATTGGAGTGAAGACCTCCAAGTCCAGGTGTTGCTTGGCCTCCGGGTTCTGGACGTTAGGCTTGGAGCGGCAGCGGCGTGTCGAGGGGAGTTGTCCCATCTGCGTGTCCAGGAGCAGCTGATAGAGGCAGCCGATCAGCTCCATGGAGATGCTCTGGATCCTCGCCTGCAACATCCTGGTACACATGCTGTGGGAGGCCAGCAGGCGGCCCAGGTCGTACTCAGCCTGGTCCAACCACCCGACGGAGGAGCCTTCTTTGTCATTTTTGCAGCCTCCATCATTGGAGACTGATCTGGAGGCCCAGTAGGCCATCCGTGCGACGGTGTCCAGCATTTTGTGAGCCGTTAGGTTGAGGTTGTGGCTGTTTGCCTTGCTCCTGGGGCTAGGGCTCCTGGGGCTAGTgctcctggggctggggctccTGGAGGCTGACCTGGCCTCCTCCTTCtgctgcttctccttctcctcgtcgCTAGCCGAGCTGCACTCCTCCtctgatctcctctcctcctgctgggcGCAGAGAAGGAAGCTTTCCTGACACGAGAGTGTGCaggcctccttcacctcctttcCCTCTACCCAGTTCCCCAGCAGCTCTCCCTGGCTgcggctcctcctgctgctcctcccactGCTGACCCCCTGGTTCCTCCTCCGCAGGGCCTCCAACTCCTCCGTAACCTGGCTGAGCAGGGACTCGCTCACGCACTCCACTAACAGGTTGAAGTCATTACCGCGTGGCTGCAGGAagtccacctctccttctctaatcATCTCTGCAGCTACGCTGAAGTTCTCCAGGACGATGTGGATGATGTTGCAGGCGCTGGAGATGTTCTGGGGCAGGGAGGCCGTGTCGGCGTCTTGGGGCTGGTTCAGGGAAGAGCGTCTTTCTCTGGCCACCATCCCCTGGAGGATGCCCCCCAACAGCCTCACCAGCTCCAGCTTCTCCTCTGTGGTGAAAACGCCCTTTCTCTGGAAGAGGGTGTGGTGGGCCAGGATGCCAGAGAGGCTCTCCCTCAGGGATGAGGGGTTGTGAGGCTCGCTATCGCATCTGATCCGTCCAATGCTGCTGGCCGAGCTGTGGCCGGAGCCGGTCGATACCGCTGTCACACAGCTGGGCCTGGGCGATGCCATAGCCTTTTCCAtctcctctgcctccgccaCACTGCCAATGAGGAATGAGGCCATATTCTCAGCCTCCTTTTTCTCCCTGTGGAAGACGACCTCTGACGTGTTGGTGTTGGCAGACAACAGGGGCCGCGGGGGCATCTGCTCGTTGACGGCGTCAGTGTGGATGTCGGCGAGGACCTGGATCTTCTCCTTGGCGTCCTGCCAGGTTTTCAGGATCAGGTCCTCAGAGATACTTGTCGTATAGAATTTAGACAAGGTGCTGCCGGGGTGGTGAAGCACCAACTCGTCCATCACCTTCTCCATGGCCGAGTCACAGAGCTCCTCTACAATGGCAGACAGCTTCGCCTCTTCACTGTCCTCGTCTCTCGCCATCACTCCCTTCAACTTGGCGATGATCTCTGCCACAGTGAGGGATGCCGTGGCAAGGATATCCTCCCCTGTGGGACTACTGGGGTAAAGGGGTGTCGGAGGCTTCCCACTCGATAGCCTGTCCTGTGGCCTGGATCCCAGCCCACTTTCCAGCAGGGGTGGATGGGACTTCTCTGAGATGATCCCCTCAGGGACATCAGGCTGGGCTGAGCCCTGAGAAGAGGCCCGGTCCTTGGActgaggagatgaagaagatCTGTTGCGTGTGGAGATGCCGCTGCTGTGGGAGGTAGCGGCAGACAGTGGGTCTTGGCGGAGGTGAAGGACCTGGTAAAGGGCCATAGCGGGCAGCACCCCCTCATTGGCCACCTGGAGCACCcactccatcatctcctctgaGCGCTTCTGCAGCTCAGTGACGCTCTTgttctaagagagagagagagagaaagagagaaagagagagggtgacagggggaagagacagaaatggatggagaaagagaggagagaaaaaaggcaGCGTGAAAAAAAGGGGAGAAAGTTAAATCGCAGTACAGATACAAATATATCTAAAAAATATTTTGAGTTTGAAACTAAACATTTTATCTACCTTTCTCAACAGGACCTTTTTGATGAGTCTCCACTGACTGTAACAAGAACAAGAACGTATGTGTTACACTCTCTCTATtacagtacaatgacaactaACGAGACATTGTAACATTGTGTTCAACAGGGCAGTAGCCTAAAGGGGACGTTAACAGGGACACTCACGGGTGGGACATCATGGCCTCTGACACTGGAATTTCGGCCCGGGTCATTGGTTCCTCTGGGCAGGATGGGATTTTGATTGCTGGGAGAACACCTACATGTAGAGAGGATTGTCACAGTGTGATTGGTGGATCCCTCTCTCTTGATAGAAAGTGATATTTCAATCATGAATGTTGTACTTTTGATACAATAATAAACCGATTACTCACGGTAGCTGGTCTGGGACATGGGATGCATGTTCACACATCTGACCTGCAGGCAAGATAAACACTTAGCTTAGCTAGGCAAAGTAACAGAGAAAGTTAGTTGTTGGAGACGTGGAGGTAGAAGATTGAGTTGAGGGGAGTAGGTGGTGTCTGTAGTACTcagtgaggggatgagggccGTTTACTCACCATCCTGCCTGGTCCTGACAGTTTCCCGACCAGGTCGGAATCTCGTTCTGCTGCTGGCGTACTACGGGCCTCCAGTGCCCACATCAGCCCTGCAGCccttgacaaacacacaccatgtaaacacatgcgcacacacatacatacatacacatacaaacaaacaaacaaggtgggggtgggtgggattGAGGTCACAATTAGCagtgaaacacagagagagagagagagagagagagagagagagagagagagagagagagagagagagagagagagagagagagagagagagagagagagagaaagagagagagagagagagagagagagagagagagagagagagagagagagagagagagagagagagagagagagagagagagagagagagagacaggtgcctTGAACAGAAATTATTTTAACTTTTGATGAAGAAATATGACttggaaatatgaaatatgactaGATCTACAGTATGTATCAAGTTAAGTCACATTGTTAAACACAACAGTTAAACTCACATAAATGAAATTCTAAAGAATCTAAAGAACCAAAAATGTTCTTCGTGTAATCGTTTTAGCTACTAGATAGATAACCCACTTACCTTTTGTTTAGTCCTCCGTTCTTTTAGTCTTTCCTGTTTTGGGATTTCATCCATGCTTTACACTAAGGATGACAAACTCTTTTCAGACGACTCCTTGCCTTGTGATGAAAATTTATTTAATCACTGACACATTTGATTTTGCAATTCGTTTTTATATCATTTGGTAAAGTGCGTCACAATCCCTTTATGCCCTATGACGTCATAATATGTCTAAATAGCGCGGCGTCTTTTCCAAAACAATGACCGACATTTTAGGCAAAAAGGTACATTGCGATGTTTTTAAATAACTACTCGCGTGGGTTTTCGCACTTTACTGCAATTGGTAGGGATTTTTGAAAGGGTGAATTGTACAGCGATTCCTACGTCCTGTACCCAGTTCTATCCAAATACTACTTTCACGTAATAAACCACACAGTGAGAAATCAGTTTttctgtaaaaaacaaacaaaaaaaagacttAATCTTTATTGACACACGCACGCTTACATGTATGCACAGGTTCACACATGTCTATCTCATTGGTTATCacatgaaaagagagagcacATATCTCAGAAATTACATTATTTCATTTTATTAGGCCTATTTATACATATATTAGCATGAAATAGGTTAACTGTTTCAATATGAATTCAGTAAGTACATGAATACATGAAAAGTTTGATAGGCTGAAATAGAGCTGGCGAGTCCCCTGCTGAGGTGGTTCACCTGTGGAGTCAGACCTGAGAGGTAGAACTCACCTGTCCTGAGGAAGAGTATCTTCGCCTACCTTTTTACTTAGTGTATATCAAATTAGCTCTTATACACTATTCTAACACAATTATAcagacttacatttagtcatttagcagacgctcttatccagacttgGATAAAAACACCCTCACAAGATTACTGAAAAAACATAGATAATCGCCACTGGGAAACTCTCCATGGCTGACTGGGTTGGTTGGCCTACaatacatctctctccactAGGGGGCTCTAGCCGTCCAGCAAGTCCACGGACGGAGCCAGGGTACCCTCTTTTTTCAGAGCTCCTGTAGCTGCGCGCTGTCAAACCCCACCCAACAAGGAAGAACTGGCTTTCTAAGGAgtcgacagacaggcaggcgaaAGGCGTTGTAAACAACTgagatatataaaaaaaatacagattACATTACACAATACCTTCGTGTTCCTAGTCTAATTTCGTCTTGATCCATAAGAAACAAACCATTGGAAAAGGTTTCGTCCTCCGACGTGCTGTCACTGTGAGCTAAATTGAAGCTTTGTAAGGTTAGCCATAGCTAGTTAGCGTAGCCACCTCTCCAACAGTCAAGAAAGCCAGTACTGGAATAGTAGTAGCCGTGACACCTCAAACCTTTCCAAGATGATCGCACTTATTAACAAGCTCCTTGACTGGTTCAAAGCCTTGTTttggaaggaggagatggagttgACATTGGTTGGACTCCAGTATTCGGGCAAGACGACATTCGTAAACGTGATTGCTGTACGTTAAATGTGTCCTACTAGTACTAGCCTAATGTTGTGCTGCTCCTACTACTAGCCAGTAACTCAAGTCAGTGACACTCATCAGCTGATGTGTCCATTGTTGTtctatttagctagctagcaatagcTTGCTACTAAAGCCTTGAGATATATTGTTTATCTTACACGTTTACAATCCATTTTCATTTCCTAAATTTATGATCTAATGCCGTAAATCTTTAATGACCTCGATCGTTTAACCTGTGAATCGTATTATTGCTGTAACTTGCCTCTAGATGTAGACTAGCAATCCAATATTATTAGAACCTGGTCATTAACTGCAAATGATAATCGTTGTCTGTCTAGTTCTATCTCCAAGGCAGTAATGTGTAATTTCTACAAACATTACTTTTTAAGTTTACGCGAACTCAAATTGTTTAATTAAGGCTGGCTCCGTCAGACTAGCAAATCTGTACCAGTAGCAGTCTGAACAGTGAGATTAGAGAATTGAGACAATTGACACTTTCACATTCAGTTAATCTGAATCTAACGGGTGTCTTTTggatttctctcctccttctagtCGGGTCAGTTCAGCGAAGACATGATTCCTACCGTGGGATTCAACATGAGGAAGATTACCAAGGGTAACGTAACCATCAAGGTTAGTAGCACAGTCTTATATGTCTGTTCGAATAGAAGAGTACTGGTGTGTTTATGAGCACTgacagtgtgcgtgtgcatgtgttgtcTTCCAGCTGTGGGACATCGGAGGTCAACCCCGCTTCAGAAGTATGTGGGAGCGGTACTGCAGAGGGGTCAGTGCCATTGTGTGAGTAACCATCTTTATCTAACCACCGCTATCCCACTAGTTAAGTTAGTTCTCATCATCAAttagttattattatattattcatATTTATCAATCTGTGACTTGTGCAGGTACATGGTAGATGCAGCAGACCCAGAGAAGATAGAGGCGTCGAAGAACGAGCTCCACAACCTGCTGGACAAGCCTCAGCTGCAGGGCATACCTGTGGGTACCACGAGAGCCTTGATCAGGAGTCTCCAACTCTGTACCTCCACCCCTTAAGACCTGGAGACCTCATCGTTAGCTAACTCAACCCAAATAACTCAGCTGAATATTCAGCTTCCCTCCCTTGGTTTTGATTTATTCCAATGTCCAACTATCTGTGTCCCTATCCCAGGTGCTGGTTCTGGGGAACAAGAGGGACTTGCATGGGGCTCTGGATGAGAAGGAGCTGATAGAGAAAATGTAAACTATGAATGGATTCATCTtaaactctgtgtgtgtttatgtgtggtgTTAACTGGTGTACTCTGGTGTGCAGGAACCTGTCAGCCATCCAGGATAGAGAGATCTGTTGCTACTCTATCTCCTGCAAGGAGAAGGACAACATTGGTTAGTAAGGCTATAGTCATTTTCACATACCCTGCCttccctgtctacctgtctatttTTCGACTTTCCCAcgatctctctcgctccctatctcccttctttccaccaccctccctctccacccaccccgctctactctcctctcttgaCATTGGACTGACTCTCCCTTGTAGACTAGTGTTTGCATTGGAAGTGCTTTTCATTTCCCTATGTCATGCCAGGCAGCTTGTCTGCTGTTCCCAGTGTGATAACCACTGCATTTTGTGTGTCTCCCTTCCCCCAGACATTACACTACAGTGGCTGATCCAGCACTCCAGAACCAAGAGGAGCTCTTGAGAACATGGCCGTCTATGACACAGTCCTGAGAACACCAACACCCCCATCCCTCTACCCTCCACAGCTTGTCCGTAacccctatccccccctcccctgtctttttttaatttttcctcttttttttggaTGCCCTTTGCCCCTTCGCTAGACCcccaaggcccccccccccctcccgctgaGGCAACGCAAAGACCTTTTACTTGCACTGTTCATTTTCGTTTTTGTAAAATAATCTTCTTGTGACACGCATTTGTCTTCAGGTGGTTAAGctgccctttaaaaaaaaaaaaaaaaaaaaaaaaacgaatatCAATATCCTTTTCATATTTCATttaggttttgtttttttgatttcTTCTCAAGGCTGAAGCATATTGTCAGCAGATGCAGGGACCGGTAAGAGTCGAGACTGAGTTTTATATCAACCCCTAGACTCTGACCCTGACCTCTTACCACCCCCTCACCAGAGGCTGTGCAGCTTCTTCTGGCATGTTGCTAGTAATTCAAACGCCCTAAGATTTACCAGAACTACTAGGTGGGAGGAGGCTAGGTGGTAAGAGTTAGGAACCAGGTCAGTAGTATTAAGGGGGTAAAGAGGAagactgggtggaggggggggggggggggggctaggggttTTGGATCCAGTGAGCCTTCAGTCAGTCACTGAGTCATGTGGATATGTTGTTACAGTGGGGTGAGAGGAGCAGTTCTAGAATGTCTTCTGTCATTGATCTCTAGGGATGATGAGCCGGTCTAcagagaaacatccatgctCCGTCCCCCTACCTGAAATGCAGCTTGCAGGCCATGTTTGTACCCTTTCATCCTCCCATCCTAGAAGGGATCTCTGATCTCGCATGATGGGATGGTTCATACTAGCTTTGTACGACATACAAGGCTTTCGCCTATCCGGTCATGTTAGATCAGTGATGACCTcaaggaggggtggaaggaaggTTAAAGTTTAAGTGTATTGAAATCCGGCCCCCTAGTCTGGTCCTGTGTCACTGTCATGGCTGCCTGTCACCTAAGTGGTCAAGCAATATCTGCTGTTTGTTGTTCACGACTGAAccacaaaacacaacatctcTTTCACTGGTCAGCATCTTCTGTACCGTGCTTTATTATTGGCTGATCAAGTTGTTCTCCTGTACGGCCAGTCAGATTATGAACAGTCTCTATGTAGGTACAGGTGATAGGTCTGTCCATCAGTTTAATAGGAGCGCAACCTGGTTTAGCCCAGGTGGGTGGAATATTTCTGCTTTGGAAGATGCCATTAGATAAAAGGCAAAATTCCATCCTCCTCGATCAATCCGCGTGTCAAAATAATCACACTCTGGAGAACGCCGCTGGCTATAATGAACAgcaggcagccaatcagagcacacTGTTAGACATCTCATACCAACTAACAATTGAAGCTTCTGTCTGATTTTGTAATTTATGAATGACTCTGCTTCTTACATCGCCAAACGTAACCATGGATTATCGACTAGGAACAACACAAGGATCATTACTTATTTGTTTGCATGCTCGGGCATAAGTATTTGTGGGACCTTTGAGAATTAACTATAAATGGTTATTTTTATGGCAAATATAGTAAATACTGTATCAGTTTTAACCTGTTTGTACATTATTGTTTCAATTCAGTTAATTGTGTTTTTAATAGGACATGCTTGTGTATGATACTAACTAAAGACTATGTTGAAAAGAACTTAATTGATGGTGTCTTTTAtgatatgtgtgcatgcatgtgtgtggtgcatAGTCCTGTACTGTTGTGGTAGTATCCAGTGGTAACAATGCATGGAATAGAAACAATTATCTTTCCCTGCTTTGTAGCACTGTGTGGTGTGATATTGAGCAGTAGGGGGCAGTCACAGCTCATGGTCTACATTCTAATCCTGCCGTGCATGTAGGGGTACCCTAACACATACACTGCTGTGCATGTAGGGGTACCCTAACACATACAATGGGGCTgacagtagatgtgtgtgtggtcatctcTACGGTAACAGATCCTCCAACTAGCTATATGAGATGGTACCTGGTATGGAGGGCTGTAGGAAAGACAGAGTGCTGATCTAAGATCAGATCAACATTTTTAGATCATGTTTTAAGACAAGGGCAGCAGACTTGGCCTGATTATACTGCACAACTGCTGGAAAGTGTAGAATGTTGAAAGACACCAAGTGCACCCTGAGTAACTGGCCCATGACAGGTGAGGGAACTCATCCTAAACCAACACAAACCGGCTCTGACTgtgaccctgcctccccctctgtgcttcctccctccctcccctcgacAAGCAGAGCAAGGAGTCCAGAACAAGGAGGTGTGAGACCCAGAGAGGCTAGGGAATTTAGAGGCtggagggtaaaaaaaaaaaaagagggtcTGAGGCGGTGAAGAAGAAAGGTGGTGAGAGACTGGGCTGGCAGGATGAATACTAGTCACTATCATTCCTGTCTGTTCTCATTTCCCCTCTTCTCTAAGTTTATCCCTCTgtgctttctccctctccattcctccctctccactctccttcctttctcctggGCTTTGGGTGGTTGGCCCTACATACTAACTGTTCCTCCAGAAGGGACAACACCACAATAACCACACAGCTCTGGGCTTCCTGTCCACACAACAAGGTGGGTTGGGGTcaagtgtgtgtcggtgtgtgtctaagtgtgtgtgtgtgtgtgtgtgtgtgcgcaagtccTGGGCCAGCCTCCTGTTTCAGATGTTTTTGTGTTCCTCCTCCCATGGCCCAGACCCTCGTCATGACAACCACTCtcacccccaaacccccccaccccgtcaGTATTCccaccaaacaaaacaaacattgtcCGTTCTccagggggacaggaggaggggaacaggggagggctGACAGAGGTTGGGTCGTCCTCAGGAGTGGGGACAGTCAGGTCATATTAGTTTATGTTCATTGAGCCTAACCAGAAACACGATGCTCCAACTGATAGATACTCACACTGGAGTTACTGCCACACGTAGTCACATAGGCACAACTGCGATCTCTcacgacacatgcacacagcctCACCTCCTCGTTCTCTGACATGcaagcccacacacagacattctctCGCTaattgccacacacacatctacaattGCCCCTGAAGAGAATCCTTCCCATGCActcttcacacacaaacacacactcacacacattgacTGAACTGAGCTGAGAACGAAGAGCCATTCAGTGTGTGACTTAGTCTGCTTTCTCTATGTTGGCTTCTACGCACAGAAACAGCCTGCCAGCCAACCAGCGCAGCCACAGCACAGGACTCTTACTGCCTGCTTCACAGTGTCTCCTCAGCAGAATACCAATAGTCTCAAATCAAAGCCAACAGAACACTGGGCACTTGGTTCAAGACACAGCTCATGTCCCCTGCTTAGACTGTTGGTGACAAACAGTAGTGGATTCATGTGGCGTTGACACCACCCAGGGCAAAGCCCCAGCAGTCAGCAGGATGCAGCACTGACTCCCCTTGGATGAGGGCAGACGTTGTACTGCGCTGGGTGCTACATGAGTCGGCCATGTCTCCAGCGAGGTTCATGGATGAGCAGGGCTGCTCAAACAACTGATCATGGCATGCAAAATCATAATATCccttttattttcatttgagGTCAACCGAATGTAGTGCCAAGAGTATGAAAATTCTGTGTCGATGTAGAggttgtgagggtgtgagaaCATGGATACAGCATGGGTAACGTTTAACCCCATGCTAGTGTTGTGCTGAGGTAGAATTGAGGTTGTGAGAAGGCAGAGTTAAGGTTGTGAGAGATAGAGTTGAGGTTGTGTCTCGGTTGTGAGAAGGCACAGTTGAGGTTGCATCTCGGTTGTGAGAAGGCAGAGTTGAGGTTGTGAGAAGGAAGAGTTGAGGTTGTGTCTCGGTTGTGAGAAGGTTGAGTTGAGGTTGCGGGGCTGTCTGTTGATGAGTGTTGGTGGCTTCATTAAGGGAACAGAGGAGAGACTGTTCCTGGCCTCTCATTAGCAGCTAGAGGAACTGTCTGACCACTACTAATGAGGCGAGCTCCCCTTTCTAttcctccctttctgtctctctcacagacatgcacacattctctctctctctctctctctctctctctctctctctctctctctctctctctctctctctctctctctctctctctctctctctctctctctctctctctctctctctctctctctctctctctctctctctctttctctctctttccctctctctctttctcctctctctttttcctctctctttctctgtttctgttttcCCCTCACCCACAtaatctctctcccactctctcttgctgtctttaTATTTTCCTTTTTGGCACTACCTCTTTTGCATGgtccctctttcaccctctctcactcctggcACACAGTGAACATGCTGTAAGACAGAAACAGACTCCAAACAGGACACTAAGGGCTATCTgttcc
This genomic window contains:
- the LOC136946360 gene encoding ADP-ribosylation factor-like protein 8A, producing MIALINKLLDWFKALFWKEEMELTLVGLQYSGKTTFVNVIASGQFSEDMIPTVGFNMRKITKGNVTIKLWDIGGQPRFRSMWERYCRGVSAIVYMVDAADPEKIEASKNELHNLLDKPQLQGIPVLVLGNKRDLHGALDEKELIEKMNLSAIQDREICCYSISCKEKDNIDITLQWLIQHSRTKRSS